The window CGGCGGGACGAAGGCGCCGCGTTTGGCGTCGGCGTCGACCAGCTCGAAGTGGTCGGGATCGCCGGCCACCAGTTCGGCTTCGGTGCGAAGCCTCGCCACGTGAGCAAGCACATCGCTGCGCTGGGCAAGGCCGACCAGCGGTCCCATCCTGACCTTCTCGTTCTCGGGATTGCCGATCGTGACCTTAGCGAGACGCTCGCGCAGCGCCGTGATGACGGCGTCGATCTGCGTTGATGGCGCCAATGCGCGGCGGATCGCGGTGCATTTCTGCCCGGCCTTGACCGTCATCTCCTTCGCCACCTCCTTGATGAAGAGGTCGAACTCCGGACTTCCCGGCACGGCGTCCGGCGCCAGGATCGCGGCGTTGAGCGAATCCCGCTCGGCGATGAACCTGACGGCCTCGCGCGCGATGACCGGATGCCGTTGCAGCTTTTGCGAGGTGTCGGCCGAGCCCGTAAAGGATACCACATCTTGGCAGGTGAGATGGTCGAACAGGTCGCCGGTCGATCCGACAATGAATTGCAGGGTGCCTTCCGGCAGTGCTCCCGATTCCGTGATCATCCGCACCAGCTCGTAGGCGACATAGGAGGTGACGGTTGCGGGCTTGGTGATGACGGGAACGCCGGCGAGCAGCGCGGGTGCCAGCTTCTCCAGCATGCCCCAGCATGGGAAGTTGAACGCGTTGATATGCACGGCAACGCCGTGCAATGGCGTGGCGATGTGCTGACCGGCGAATGCGCCGCCCTTGGAGAGCCCCTCGACGTTGCCGTCGAGCAGGTACCTGGTGTTCGGAAGTTCGCGGCGTCCCTTGCTGGCATAGGCGAACAGCGTGCCGATGCCGCCATCGACGTCGATCATGGCGTCGGTGCGGGTTGCGCCCGCATGGAGCGACAGTTTGTAAAGCCGGTCCTTGTGCTGGCTGAGATGGTCGGCCAGCGTCTTCAGCAGGCCCGCCCGCTGGTGGAACGATAGCTTGCGGAGATTCTTGCCGCCGACCGCGCGGCCATAGGCGAGGATCTCGCGCATGTCGAGATCGCTCCTGGTCGCGAGCGCCACGACATCGCCGGTCACGGCACTGTGAATCGCTACAGCCGGTTCGCCGGAACCGGTCCAATGTCCACGGACGAAGCTGTTGAGCTTCATGACAGGCTCTGCCGCTCGCGCGGCGCCGGATTGAGGCTGTGTCATTGAAATCGAACCCTTTGACCTGTGATCTATGTTGCGTCTTGCCGTGGCGGCGGAATGTTCAATTCTGCGCCTAGGCGCGTCCGACGAACCGCGGCGCGCGTTTCTCGAGGAACGCGGTCACGCCCTCGGCGAAATCCGACGTCCGCCCGGCGCGGCCCTGGAAATCGCGCTCGAGGTCGAGCTGCGCGTCGAGCGTGTTGGTCTCGGACGCATCGAGCGCCCGCTTGATCAGCGCGAGGCCATCCGTGGGTTGCGTCGCGAGGTTGGCGGCGAGGGCGTGAGCCTCGGTCAACAGATCCGCATCCTCAACCATCTTCCAGATCATGCCCCATGACTGTGCCTGTTCTGCGGAGACAGGCTCGGCCAGCAGGGTCAAGGCGCGCCCCCGGGCAGGTCCGACCAGCCGCGGCAGGAACCAGGTGCCACCGGAATCCGGGACCAGGCCGAGCTTGGCGAAGGCCTGAATGAACTTGGCCGACCGTGCGGCGATCACGATGTCGCAGGCAAAGGCGACGTTGGCGCCGGCGCCGGCCGCGACGCCGTTGACCGCGCACACGACTGGCATCGGGATGCTGCGCAGCTTGCGCACCAGCGGGTTGTAGAATTTTTCAATTCGCACGGAGAGATCCGGCGTCTCGCCCGGCGTGAAGACGCCGTCCGAAAGATCCTGGCCGGCGCAGAATCCGCGTCCGGCTCCGGTCAGGATCAGCGCGCGGCAGGATCTGTCCTGCTCGGCGTCCGTCAACGCGGTGAGCAAGGCGGTGTGCAGTTCGGCGCTGAATGAATTCAGGCGATCGGGCCTGTTGAGCGTCAGGACGCGATATCCGTCGCGGATATCGGTCAACACCAAATCGCTGACCATGATTACCTCCCGTTGCGGCTTCTGATGACCGAAGGTCGCGTGACCTGCGTCTGGATTACTATTGACCGTCCGGTCAGTCAATTATAATTGTCCACACTCCGACATGGACGGCGTCTTCCGGTTTATCGATCGAGGACGATTCTATCCCCGGTCGCGATCTCGCGCACGACGTCAGATGAGCGTCGCGCGCGCTGCGCTGCGCATTTGCGAAGCTTATGCGCGATGCTTGACACTTGTCAGATCGAGCCATCGGCGGAACCCGCGAAAGGTTCACGTTTGCAGCCGCGCTGCATGGCGCCCATGCTGCGCTGTGCGCAGCCACAAAACAGCCGTATATGAGCGGCGACTTCCGCCACCATGGGGCGAGCCGATGACAATGCAGTCGGGCGATATCACAGGGTTTCGATTCTCGACCGCGCATTTCGGCGAGCGGGACCGCTTGCCGATTTTTCGCGAGCAGATCGGGCGGATGATCGTCAAGCTCGATCCGGAGCCGCTCGACGACGGCGCGTTTCATGCCGAAGCGAATGTGCGCGAATTGTTCGGGCTCGGCATCGGATCGTGGGCGTGCAGCAATCTCAAGATCGCTAGACCGCGCGAACTGCTCGACGGCACCGACGACCTGGTGCTGACGATCATCACGAGCGGCAACACCCGTGCCTCGCAGCGCGGCCGCGATATCGAGCTCGGCCCGGGCCAGGCCGTGCTGCAGTCGAGCGCGGAAGCCGGCACCATGGTGGCGCCCGTGTCGCCGAGCCGCTTCGTCGGCCTCCGGCTGCCGCGCAAGGCGCTGGCCTCGCTGGTCAACGATCCCGAAGACATGCTGATCCGCCCCCTGCCCGCGAACACGGAGGCGATGCGCCTCTTGGCGCTTTACATCAGGGAACTCGACGATAGCTACCAGCTTTCGACTCCCGAGTTGCGCGGCGCCGTCGTCAAGCACCTGCTCGATCTCGGTGCGCTGATCATCGGCGCCAACCGGGATGCGGCGGTTGCCGCGGAGGACGGCGGATTGGCGGCTGCCCGGCTTGCCGCGGTCAAGGCCGATATCAGCGACAATCTCAGCTATGGCGACCTCACGCTGCCCGCGGTGGCTGCGCGGCTGAAGCTCACGCCGCGCCATATCCAGAGGCTGTTCGAGAGCGCGGGTTCGACATTCTCGGAATTCGTGCTCGGCCAGCGCCTGGCGCGCGCGCATCATCTGCTGACCGATCCGCGCCACAGCCGCACCACCATTGGCACGATTGCCTTCGAAGTCGGGTTCGGCGATCTGTCCTACTTCAACCGCACCTTCCGCCGGCACTACGGCGTGACGCCGTCGGATATTCGCGCGGCGCCGCGGCGTTCCTGACCGACCGTCTGAATTCCCCTGATGCGGCCCGACCGTTCCTTACGGCTCTCCGCAACCGATCACGGCCCGTGCGAGGCGGTGATCATTAGCGGCCGGTGGAGGCGCGCACAAGCGCCACACGTTGAGGCGGCAGCACCGGTCGGAGCCGGCGTCAAGCCGGCAGAGCCCGAGCCATTGGTGCGGCCGTGATCGGACAAGCCATCAGCCATGTGCTGACGCGCACACAGGGCGATTCCAGGCGCCAATGCACGGCAACGTGTTTCACATTGTTGCCTAATGTCGCATATGTCCAATCCCCCGTCGCCTCAGTCCGAGCCTGCTGCTCATCGCGCGCATACAAGGCAGCCCCCGGTGATCGTTGCGGCCGGCGACACCAGTCGATTGCGATGCATTGAGGCGACTTGAGACCATCGAGGAGAATATGATGAAGTTTGCACTTCGAGGATACTTTCTTGCGCTTGGCACGAGCCTGGCATTGTCCAGCGCGGCCGTGGCCCAGGATATCAGTGTTGCCGTGGTTGGGCCGATGACCGGCTCGGAGGCGAGCTTCGGTCAGCAGTTCAAGAACGGTGCTGACCTCGCCATCGCCGACATCAATGCGGCGGGCGGCGTGCTCGGCAAGAAGCTGAAGCTGGAAGTCGGCGACGACGCCTGCGATCCGAAGCAGGCGGTCTCGGTTGCCGAGAAGATGGCAGGCGCGAAGATTCCGTTCGTGGTCGGGCACTTCTGCTCGTCGACCTCGATTCCGGCCTCGGACGCCTATGCCGAAGGTAATGTGCTGCAGATCACGCCGGGCTCGACCAACCCGCTCTTCACCGAGCGCGGGCTGTGGAACACGTT of the Bradyrhizobium quebecense genome contains:
- the paaZ gene encoding phenylacetic acid degradation bifunctional protein PaaZ; translation: MKLNSFVRGHWTGSGEPAVAIHSAVTGDVVALATRSDLDMREILAYGRAVGGKNLRKLSFHQRAGLLKTLADHLSQHKDRLYKLSLHAGATRTDAMIDVDGGIGTLFAYASKGRRELPNTRYLLDGNVEGLSKGGAFAGQHIATPLHGVAVHINAFNFPCWGMLEKLAPALLAGVPVITKPATVTSYVAYELVRMITESGALPEGTLQFIVGSTGDLFDHLTCQDVVSFTGSADTSQKLQRHPVIAREAVRFIAERDSLNAAILAPDAVPGSPEFDLFIKEVAKEMTVKAGQKCTAIRRALAPSTQIDAVITALRERLAKVTIGNPENEKVRMGPLVGLAQRSDVLAHVARLRTEAELVAGDPDHFELVDADAKRGAFVPPLLLHCPKPLTATAVHEIEAFGPVCTVMGYDDLDQAIALTNRGGGSLVASVYTHDIPTATELAFGIGSFHGRVAIIDRDCAAEHTGHGSPMPQMVHGGPGRAGGGEELGGVRSLQHYMQRTALQGSPRMLSGVTGRWFKGSPMLEGDLHPFRYHYDDLDIGRTLVSKARQITLDDIEHFAHFTGDTFYAHMDEEATKGHPFFPGRVAHGYLLLSFAAGLFVDPDYGPVLANYGLDSLRFVKPVQPGEQIQVRLTAKEKTPRNKQYGEVRWDVEITTGTGETAATYELLTMNAMRT
- the paaG gene encoding 2-(1,2-epoxy-1,2-dihydrophenyl)acetyl-CoA isomerase PaaG — encoded protein: MVSDLVLTDIRDGYRVLTLNRPDRLNSFSAELHTALLTALTDAEQDRSCRALILTGAGRGFCAGQDLSDGVFTPGETPDLSVRIEKFYNPLVRKLRSIPMPVVCAVNGVAAGAGANVAFACDIVIAARSAKFIQAFAKLGLVPDSGGTWFLPRLVGPARGRALTLLAEPVSAEQAQSWGMIWKMVEDADLLTEAHALAANLATQPTDGLALIKRALDASETNTLDAQLDLERDFQGRAGRTSDFAEGVTAFLEKRAPRFVGRA
- a CDS encoding AraC family transcriptional regulator; this translates as MTMQSGDITGFRFSTAHFGERDRLPIFREQIGRMIVKLDPEPLDDGAFHAEANVRELFGLGIGSWACSNLKIARPRELLDGTDDLVLTIITSGNTRASQRGRDIELGPGQAVLQSSAEAGTMVAPVSPSRFVGLRLPRKALASLVNDPEDMLIRPLPANTEAMRLLALYIRELDDSYQLSTPELRGAVVKHLLDLGALIIGANRDAAVAAEDGGLAAARLAAVKADISDNLSYGDLTLPAVAARLKLTPRHIQRLFESAGSTFSEFVLGQRLARAHHLLTDPRHSRTTIGTIAFEVGFGDLSYFNRTFRRHYGVTPSDIRAAPRRS